One window of Bos javanicus breed banteng chromosome 1, ARS-OSU_banteng_1.0, whole genome shotgun sequence genomic DNA carries:
- the C1H3orf38 gene encoding uncharacterized protein C3orf38 homolog isoform X1 has protein sequence MRDTSLSSQQPGTTDRSTEFPECPHLLRLPPTGLEYPRLFSGERPERHFRYLLPRRRPAGPKEATLLAASSPPILGVEMTGLSYTEMEGCRNLLSLLDNDEIMALCDTITNRLVQPEDRQDAIRAILVYSQSVEELLRRRKVHREIIFKYLATQGVIIPPATEKHNLIQHAKDYWKKQLQPKLKETPEPVKTEDIRLSEQQEKEEKNAEKVDFRRLGEEFCQWFFELLNSQNPLLGPPQDEWGPQHFWHDVKLRFYYNTSEQNVIDYHGAEIVSLRLLSLVKEEYLFLSPNLDSHGLKYAASPHGLVMVGVAGTVHRGNTCLGIFEQIFGLIRCPFVENTWKIKFINLRIIGESSLAPGRLMKPAITFEPSDLEAFYNVNTLCGPVKYNSM, from the exons ATGCGAGATACTTCTCTCAGTTCCCAGCAGCCCGGAACCACCGATCGGAGCACCGAGTTTCCTGAGTGCCCTCATTTACTACGACTTCCGCCCACGGGTCTGGAATACCCGAGGCTCTTTAGCGGTGAACGGCCGGAAAGGCACTTCCGGTATCTGTTGCCAAGGCGCCGGCCCGCTGGGCCTAAGGAAGCGACATTGTTGGCGGCGTCCTCTCCCCCCATTCTGGGGGTCGAGATGACGGGGCTCAGCTACACGGAGATGGAGGGCTGTCGTAACCTGCTCAGCCTATTGGACAACGATGAGATCATGGCCCTCTGCGACACTATCACCAACCGTCTGGTGCAGCCTGAGGACCGCCAAG ATGCCATTCGTGCAATATTAGTCTACAGTCAAAGTGTAGAAGAACTTTTGAGGCGAAGAAAAGTCCACCGAGAAATCATATTTAAGTACTTGGCAACACAGGGTGTTATTATACCTCCAGCTACTGAAAAACACAATCTTATTCAGCATGCAAAGGATTACTGGAAAAAGCAGTTACAACCAAAATTGAAGGAAACACCAGAGCCAGTTAAGACAGAGGACATTAGACTCTCTGAACAG caggagaaagaagaaaaaaacgcCGAAAAGGTTGATTTTCGTCGATTAGGTGAAGAATTCTGTCAGTGGTTCTTTGAACTTCTGAATTCTCAGAATCCTCTTCTGGGACCACCTCAAGATGAATGGGGGCCACAGCACTTCTGGCACGATGTCAAGCTTAGGTTTTATTACAACACATCTGAACAAAATGTGATAGACTACCATGGAGCAGAAATTGTGAGCCTTCGTCTGCTGTCACTAGTGAAAGAGGAGTATCTTTTTCTCAGTCCCAACCTAGATTCCCATGGACTAAAATATGCTGCTTCTCCCCATGGTCTTGTTATGGTTGGAGTTGCTGGGACTGTCCACCGAGGAAACACTTGTTTGGGCATTTTTGAACAAATTTTTGGACTCATCCGCTGCCCTTTCGTGGAGAATACTTGGAAAATCAAATTTATCAACCTGAGAATTATAGGAGAGAGTTCCCTTGCTCCTGGAAGATTAATGAAACCGGCTATTACATTTGAACCAAGTGACCTAGAAGCCTTTTATAATGTAAACACTTTATGTGGTCCCGTGAAGTACAACTCCATGTAA
- the C1H3orf38 gene encoding uncharacterized protein C3orf38 homolog isoform X2: protein MRDTSLSSQQPGTTDRSTEFPECPHLLRLPPTGLEYPRLFSGERPERHFRYLLPRRRPAGPKEATLLAASSPPILGVEMTGLSYTEMEGCRNLLSLLDNDEIMALCDTITNRLVQPEDRQDAIRAILVYSQSVEELLRRRKVHREIIFKYLATQGVIIPPATEKHNLIQHAKDYWKKQLQPKLKETPEPVKTEDIRLSEQEKEEKNAEKVDFRRLGEEFCQWFFELLNSQNPLLGPPQDEWGPQHFWHDVKLRFYYNTSEQNVIDYHGAEIVSLRLLSLVKEEYLFLSPNLDSHGLKYAASPHGLVMVGVAGTVHRGNTCLGIFEQIFGLIRCPFVENTWKIKFINLRIIGESSLAPGRLMKPAITFEPSDLEAFYNVNTLCGPVKYNSM from the exons ATGCGAGATACTTCTCTCAGTTCCCAGCAGCCCGGAACCACCGATCGGAGCACCGAGTTTCCTGAGTGCCCTCATTTACTACGACTTCCGCCCACGGGTCTGGAATACCCGAGGCTCTTTAGCGGTGAACGGCCGGAAAGGCACTTCCGGTATCTGTTGCCAAGGCGCCGGCCCGCTGGGCCTAAGGAAGCGACATTGTTGGCGGCGTCCTCTCCCCCCATTCTGGGGGTCGAGATGACGGGGCTCAGCTACACGGAGATGGAGGGCTGTCGTAACCTGCTCAGCCTATTGGACAACGATGAGATCATGGCCCTCTGCGACACTATCACCAACCGTCTGGTGCAGCCTGAGGACCGCCAAG ATGCCATTCGTGCAATATTAGTCTACAGTCAAAGTGTAGAAGAACTTTTGAGGCGAAGAAAAGTCCACCGAGAAATCATATTTAAGTACTTGGCAACACAGGGTGTTATTATACCTCCAGCTACTGAAAAACACAATCTTATTCAGCATGCAAAGGATTACTGGAAAAAGCAGTTACAACCAAAATTGAAGGAAACACCAGAGCCAGTTAAGACAGAGGACATTAGACTCTCTGAACAG gagaaagaagaaaaaaacgcCGAAAAGGTTGATTTTCGTCGATTAGGTGAAGAATTCTGTCAGTGGTTCTTTGAACTTCTGAATTCTCAGAATCCTCTTCTGGGACCACCTCAAGATGAATGGGGGCCACAGCACTTCTGGCACGATGTCAAGCTTAGGTTTTATTACAACACATCTGAACAAAATGTGATAGACTACCATGGAGCAGAAATTGTGAGCCTTCGTCTGCTGTCACTAGTGAAAGAGGAGTATCTTTTTCTCAGTCCCAACCTAGATTCCCATGGACTAAAATATGCTGCTTCTCCCCATGGTCTTGTTATGGTTGGAGTTGCTGGGACTGTCCACCGAGGAAACACTTGTTTGGGCATTTTTGAACAAATTTTTGGACTCATCCGCTGCCCTTTCGTGGAGAATACTTGGAAAATCAAATTTATCAACCTGAGAATTATAGGAGAGAGTTCCCTTGCTCCTGGAAGATTAATGAAACCGGCTATTACATTTGAACCAAGTGACCTAGAAGCCTTTTATAATGTAAACACTTTATGTGGTCCCGTGAAGTACAACTCCATGTAA